One genomic window of Ziziphus jujuba cultivar Dongzao chromosome 4, ASM3175591v1 includes the following:
- the LOC107435744 gene encoding WRKY DNA-binding transcription factor 70, with product MEGSWPENLATINQKKVINDELMKGREIASKLRSLLANSGDDSKSAKDLVIKIMKSFSNTLSMLNVKEGDIAGSTISQIQAHSSCLDASKSEGDSQESCRSSNITPIKKDRRGFHDRRGFHNRRRPLQTWQSDTPTLIDDGQAWRKYGQKVILQAEYPRHYFRCTYKYDQGCKATKQVQRIQVNPPLYLTTYFGHHTCKIIHKDHEVVMEDTSPIETSIFISFDSSNLTNKQDQHPFLSSFSSIKAELKEDIKKCDTNKNQSYSCDYFVSPDSMVTQLPKSMMELSSTLESTNKDLIYEIMECDDFSFNMFQI from the exons ATGGAGGGTTCTTGGCCTGAAAACCTAGCCACCATTAATCAGAAAAAAGTGATTAATGATGAGCTTATGAAAGGCAGAGAAATTGCTAGCAAGCTTCGAAGTCTTCTTGCTAACTCTGGTGATGACTCAAAATCTGCCAAAGATCTAGTCATCAAGATAATGAAATCATTCTCAAATACCCTTTCCATGTTGAATGTGAAAGAGGGTGATATTGCAGGCTCTACGATCTCTCAAATCCAAGCTCATTCATCGTGTTTGGATGCCTCGAAATCTGAAGGTGATTCTCAAGAAAGTTGCAGGAGTAGTAATATCACTCCCATTAAAAAGGATCGAAGGGGCTTTCATGATCGAAGGGGCTTTCATAATCGAAg AAGACCTCTGCAAACATGGCAAAGTGATACTCCAACCCTCATTGACGATGGTCAAGCATGGAGGAAGTACGGACAAAAAGTGATTCTCCAAGCCGAATACCCTAG GCACTACTTTAGGTGCACATACAAGTATGACCAAGGATGCAAGGCAACAAAACAGGTTCAGAGGATTCAAGTTAATCCTCCATTATACCTGACCACATATTTTGGGCATCACACATGCAAGATCATCCACAAAGATCATGAAGTAGTCATGGAAGATACTAGTCCTATTGAAACTTCCATATTCATTAGCTTCGATAGTTCCAACCTCACAAACAAACAAGATCAGCATCCATTTTTATCATCATTCTCTTCAATCAAAGCTGAACTTAAGGAGGACATCAAAAAATGTGACACCAACAAGAATCAATCATACTCGTGTGATTATTTTGTGTCACCGGATTCAATGGTAACTCAATTGCCGAAGAGCATGATGGAGTTGTCATCAACTTTGGAGTCTACAAATAAGGATTTAATATATGAGATTATGGAGTGTGATGATTTCTCTTTTAATATGTTTCAAATTTGA